CTAAACCTCTATTAGTCTTTCCGCCTAATCTTATTTCTCCGTCAATCATAGAATATAAAATTTTGTATAAAATACTTTCGACTTTATCATTTAAATATGATAATTTTCGTCTAAGCTGTATTTCCATTCTAAACAGAAAACAGCTTCCACTTTCAATAACTTCATAATCGTATTTATTATTTTCTATTGATGTCTTTGTTTCATAATCAAGCTTTACACCATCACGTGTACTAATTCTATCATTACTGTAGTTTATCATGCTTAAATCATAAAAATATATGGAGCTAATTGTTGATTCACCATCATCATTATTTTTGTCATTATTCCTTTTCCCAAATAAATACTTTACATATTCAGGTTCATCATCCTCTTTAGATCCATCTGATAAGAAATTACGCAACACACCTGCTATAGAACTCCCCGGTATATAAGGTATACCGTCATTATCTTTTACTATATCTATATCTGTATTAGTATCATTACCAGAACCTATCATACAAGGTGTTTCTAACTTTAAAATTCCTGAAACAAATATTACCCTTTCTATTTTATTATCATGCATTTCTTGCACCTTCTTTTTCTCTTTTTAAATGTCTTAAGACATTAAATAATTTTGTATAATAAAAAGCAAACAATTCATTTACTATGTTTGAACCTTCTATATAATCGATATTTAATTTTTTAAAAGTTTGATATGTTTCTAATTCTTGTAAAATATTGATGAAGGTATTATCATCTAAATATTTTTTTATCCCATTTATTTTTCTTTCTTTTTTAAATTCTTCTGATAATAATTTTTTAAAATCCTCTTCACTATTAGATTTTTTTAATAAAGTTTTTAGCCTACCAATAGTTGAATTCGTCATATTTTCCAGTCCATACTTTTGCTTTTTTGCATCACTTATAGCTTTTTTGATTAATTCTTTTTTGATTTTTTCAATTTCTATATAAATTATTAACGGTTTCGCATGTTGTGATATTAAATTCATATCAATATATTCATCATTTTCATTATCCATTTTTTCTAATGGTTTAAATCCATGGATATTTACGGCAATTCTTCCAAATCCTTCGTTTGTCCTCAAGCCATATGCTTTTGTTGAAAGTCCTGAAAAATCATTATTCTTATCTTTTATATCGAAAACAAAAACACTTCCAGAGGCTAATGCTTGAACTTGTTGCCTTGGCAATCCCCATTTAGAATTAAAGCCATATACTGTAACGTGCCTTATAAAATATTTATCATTACACACAAGAGAAGGATATTCTTCTTGTATTATTTTTATAAAATTCCTTGGATCTGAATCAATATTGCCATATTCATTACATAATATCATTGGTGAAGTAAGTGTTATAATTAATTTTTCTTCATCATTTATACTAATTTCACTATTAAGCATTTCTATTTCTCCAAAAGATATTTTAGCTCTTGAATATTCCGCATTTTTAGATTTTCCTATAAAAATTATTGAATTCTCTGGTATAAGTTCTTTTATTAATCCAAGATCTGATTTACTGCCAATTATGCAACCTTTAAATTTTTCTCCAGCACATAAAGATAGATAACTGTAAAATTCACCAGATTTTTTAGTAGCATGTCCAAAAGATTTGTCTTCAGGTCTTTTATGATGATAATGCAGTACATATTTTGGGTTTATAATATTAATATATTTATCTTGAATATTTATATAATTTCCCGACAATGAATTTGTTTGAATTCTTTCTTCTTTAATATACTCATAGTCCTCATCATAAGCTAAATCAAAATAGTTTTCTTTATCTTTTTGTTTAACAATACTTATTGGCACAGGTATATAATCATTGTTTTTTTTATCTGTTGGATATGCATTTAAAAAGCTTACATCTTTTGATAAAAATATCCTTTTAAAAACAGGATCATTTTCCGCATCATTAACTTTAAATTTTTTAATATACTGTGTCGCAAAATACCCAAGAACGTTACTACCAGATATATAACTATTAGTCACATTGCTATTACCGCCAATATTCGAAACAATTGTATCTGATAACAATTCTATTATATATGTCATTTTATATTTTTTATTATTATTGTCGCCTATACCAGAATAACTATTCATTCCCTTATTAATTTCATTAATGTTGTTCTCTATTAATTTACATCTTACCTCACCTAAGCCTCTCGTCCTTGATAGTCCGATATGTCGGATAATTTTACATGCATCTCTAAGCAATTCAACTTTTTTATCATAATCTATAATACTATCAATATTTATATTTAAATAAAATAAATTTCCCTTTTTAATTGTGCGTATGACTCTCAATGATTTATCTTTTGAAATTCCATTCTTTCTGTCTATAGCAGTTTGTTGATGAATATTTGTAAAATATGACTTTACATATTGTTTGGGGAATAAATTTTTGTAGCTTTTGTTATTATTACACATTTTTATAAATTTAGCAATAGTATGATAATTTTCTATATAACCATTATCAATATACAGCTCACCAACAGAATTTGTTTCGGGATCGCCAAATAAATCATTAATAATTTTCTGCGAATATTTCTCAGGATAAATATCTGAAATATCTTCAGCGGCCTCCCTTAAAATACCTTTAAATCTTTTAGCAGGCAAATAGGGTATGCCATTGTCATC
The nucleotide sequence above comes from Thermoanaerobacterium sp. PSU-2. Encoded proteins:
- a CDS encoding RAMP superfamily CRISPR-associated protein, coding for MHIKVELKSDLCISSGEGLSGIIDVDVIYDDNGIPYLPAKRFKGILREAAEDISDIYPEKYSQKIINDLFGDPETNSVGELYIDNGYIENYHTIAKFIKMCNNNKSYKNLFPKQYVKSYFTNIHQQTAIDRKNGISKDKSLRVIRTIKKGNLFYLNINIDSIIDYDKKVELLRDACKIIRHIGLSRTRGLGEVRCKLIENNINEINKGMNSYSGIGDNNNKKYKMTYIIELLSDTIVSNIGGNSNVTNSYISGSNVLGYFATQYIKKFKVNDAENDPVFKRIFLSKDVSFLNAYPTDKKNNDYIPVPISIVKQKDKENYFDLAYDEDYEYIKEERIQTNSLSGNYINIQDKYINIINPKYVLHYHHKRPEDKSFGHATKKSGEFYSYLSLCAGEKFKGCIIGSKSDLGLIKELIPENSIIFIGKSKNAEYSRAKISFGEIEMLNSEISINDEEKLIITLTSPMILCNEYGNIDSDPRNFIKIIQEEYPSLVCNDKYFIRHVTVYGFNSKWGLPRQQVQALASGSVFVFDIKDKNNDFSGLSTKAYGLRTNEGFGRIAVNIHGFKPLEKMDNENDEYIDMNLISQHAKPLIIYIEIEKIKKELIKKAISDAKKQKYGLENMTNSTIGRLKTLLKKSNSEEDFKKLLSEEFKKERKINGIKKYLDDNTFINILQELETYQTFKKLNIDYIEGSNIVNELFAFYYTKLFNVLRHLKREKEGARNA